A genomic segment from Saprospiraceae bacterium encodes:
- a CDS encoding alpha/beta hydrolase: MFLWIGLIGAVIMALFLIPKGTSLHELLHLPVYWWRVTISPKQVMQMERIAYGPHPRQYYLMYRGIGSPERIDKVLVYFHGGAWRFGRPEMFSLVASVFVSHGYTVVLPSCRRTPRFAYPDIRDDLTTLMVNIDQQFQPHQPAYLLGGMSSGGNLAAHLFYDLAPLEKAGFGVNRIKALLLLGAPLDLHQMPNNPLVTAFAGPFNSEQFSQASIPTYLTAKQQRPVLCIQGQQDGLVPYASAVEFIAALEKVQEEGISFHLLPQITHLETASWTCGDHSLKRIIFKWLDRQPIFDDFTNH; this comes from the coding sequence ATGTTTTTATGGATTGGCTTAATCGGTGCTGTGATAATGGCGCTTTTTTTAATTCCGAAGGGTACTAGCCTGCACGAGTTACTTCATTTGCCTGTCTATTGGTGGCGGGTGACCATCAGTCCCAAGCAAGTCATGCAGATGGAACGGATAGCCTATGGTCCTCACCCAAGGCAATACTATTTGATGTATCGGGGTATTGGGTCGCCGGAGAGGATAGACAAGGTGTTGGTCTATTTCCACGGAGGAGCCTGGCGATTTGGCCGCCCTGAAATGTTCAGCCTGGTAGCCTCGGTGTTTGTTTCCCACGGTTATACCGTGGTCCTGCCCTCTTGCCGGAGAACGCCGCGTTTTGCCTATCCCGACATCAGAGATGACTTGACCACTTTGATGGTGAATATAGATCAACAATTTCAGCCGCATCAGCCTGCTTACTTACTGGGGGGAATGTCCAGTGGGGGAAATTTGGCGGCGCACCTTTTTTATGACCTTGCCCCCTTAGAAAAAGCGGGCTTTGGGGTAAACCGGATAAAAGCCCTTTTGCTGCTCGGCGCGCCACTGGATTTACACCAGATGCCTAATAATCCATTGGTCACCGCTTTCGCAGGTCCATTCAACAGCGAACAGTTCTCACAAGCCTCCATCCCTACCTATTTGACGGCCAAACAACAGCGGCCTGTATTATGCATCCAGGGGCAACAAGACGGCTTGGTTCCCTATGCCAGCGCAGTCGAATTCATTGCTGCATTAGAAAAGGTGCAAGAGGAAGGCATTTCCTTTCATTTGCTACCCCAAATTACGCATTTGGAGACGGCGAGTTGGACCTGTGGAGATCATTCGCTGAAACGGATCATATTTAAGTGGCTGGACAGACAACCGATTTTTGACGATTTCACAAATCATTAA
- a CDS encoding aminopeptidase P family protein produces the protein MFKPETYFQRRQRLMTEMDKGLILLLGNEESPKNYFDNTYRFRQDSNFLYFMGLDQPHLAAILDIDSQTTTLYGDDPDIIHVIWMGDMPSVAALAERVKVPHTAPYERLASDLKAAQEAGRPIHFLPPYRGDNKIKLHHWLNMPIHTLAQKASIPLIKAVVAQASIKSPEEIMEIAKAVNVSGAMHVAAMKAAKAGMREAELAGMIEGIAVAHGGDLSYPVILSVNGQILHNHYHGNILQEGQMVLVDSGAETATHYAGDITRTFPVSATFTQKQKDIYEIVLKAEVDCIANAKAGTRFLDVHLQAARIITEGLQALGLMKGDPAEAVAQGAHALFFPHGLGHMLGLDVHDMEDLGEQYVGYTDELKRSEQFGLRYLRLARALEPGFVLTVEPGIYFIPQLIELWKKEKKFMDFIQYDKLESYLDFGGIRIEDNVLVTAEGPVVLGNPIPKTIAEVEALRS, from the coding sequence ATGTTTAAACCAGAAACCTACTTTCAGCGTAGACAGCGATTGATGACGGAAATGGATAAGGGACTTATCCTCCTACTGGGAAATGAAGAAAGCCCTAAGAACTATTTCGATAACACTTATCGCTTTCGACAGGACAGCAATTTTCTTTATTTTATGGGACTGGACCAGCCCCATTTAGCTGCCATCCTGGATATTGATAGCCAAACGACTACCCTATATGGCGATGATCCCGATATCATCCATGTGATTTGGATGGGAGACATGCCTAGCGTGGCAGCATTGGCCGAACGCGTCAAGGTACCCCATACCGCACCATATGAACGATTAGCCTCCGATTTGAAAGCAGCTCAAGAAGCTGGCCGGCCGATTCATTTTTTGCCTCCTTATCGGGGTGATAATAAAATAAAACTGCATCATTGGTTGAATATGCCAATCCATACACTGGCGCAAAAGGCTTCCATTCCTTTGATTAAGGCGGTGGTGGCACAGGCCTCCATCAAGTCTCCCGAAGAAATTATGGAAATCGCCAAAGCGGTTAATGTTTCGGGCGCCATGCACGTGGCTGCAATGAAAGCCGCCAAAGCAGGCATGAGGGAAGCTGAATTGGCAGGGATGATAGAAGGAATAGCGGTTGCTCATGGAGGGGATTTGTCCTACCCTGTGATTTTGTCGGTCAATGGCCAGATTTTGCATAATCACTATCATGGAAACATCCTTCAAGAAGGCCAAATGGTGTTGGTAGATAGTGGTGCAGAGACCGCCACCCATTATGCAGGCGATATCACCCGCACTTTCCCCGTTTCCGCTACGTTTACCCAAAAACAAAAGGATATTTATGAGATTGTCCTAAAAGCCGAAGTGGATTGCATTGCAAATGCCAAAGCAGGGACCCGATTCTTGGATGTACATCTCCAGGCCGCCAGGATCATCACAGAAGGATTGCAGGCACTCGGATTGATGAAGGGAGATCCTGCCGAAGCGGTCGCGCAAGGGGCACACGCCCTGTTTTTTCCGCATGGCTTAGGGCATATGCTGGGCTTGGATGTCCACGACATGGAAGACCTTGGAGAACAGTATGTAGGTTACACTGACGAATTGAAAAGAAGCGAGCAATTTGGCCTTCGGTATTTGCGTCTAGCACGGGCCCTGGAGCCAGGTTTTGTACTCACCGTCGAACCGGGAATTTATTTTATTCCCCAATTGATTGAGCTATGGAAAAAGGAAAAGAAATTTATGGATTTTATCCAATATGATAAATTGGAATCCTATTTGGACTTTGGTGGCATTAGAATTGAGGATAATGTCCTGGTTACCGCCGAAGGGCCAGTTGTACTGGGCAATCCTATTCCTAAGACAATAGCAGAGGTAGAGGCCTTGCGATCATAA